The region AGCGCGGGACGGGTCGTGGGGGTGGTCGGCCCCGGGGGAGGTTCCAGGGAGAGGAAGTGCTCATGGTCGGGCAGGGTTCCGGTGGTACCACCAGTGCTCCGGAGGGGCGGGGGCTGCGGCTCGGTGGTGGAGCGATCGCGGCGCTGATCGGGGTGGGGTTGCTTGTGGTGTTCATGTTTCAGAACACCGAGCGGATCACGTTGGATTTCCTGTTCTGGAGTTTCACGTGGCCGTTGTGGTTGTTCACGCTGGTGACGGCGTTGATCGGGGCGATGGTCTGGTTCGGGGTC is a window of Pseudonocardia sp. T1-2H DNA encoding:
- a CDS encoding LapA family protein, which translates into the protein MVGQGSGGTTSAPEGRGLRLGGGAIAALIGVGLLVVFMFQNTERITLDFLFWSFTWPLWLFTLVTALIGAMVWFGVGVVRRHWRRTARRADRRD